One Triticum dicoccoides isolate Atlit2015 ecotype Zavitan chromosome 3B, WEW_v2.0, whole genome shotgun sequence genomic window, CGCCACCAGTCGGACAAGCGGGCGGGGCCCGCGATGGACCACCCGGCGCCGGGAGGTTACGGCAGCCTACCCTATGAGGTGGGGTGTCCGGCCTTTACCCGTGGGTTGTGGCAGTTCTAGTGGCCATCCCAGCGCATGTTCAAACCCgacattggcgagaagtacaatggtaaaactcacccgtcggagttcctcagcatctacaccattgcaatGCAAGCAGCTGGAGCCCGTGACGACAAGGTActtgccaactatttcccgttggcacttaagcccaatgtcatgtcatggttggtGCACTTGCCGgcagactccatttcttcttggtcggatctatgtcatgagtttgttggcgcctgatgtctactacacaaccttcttcttgtagacgttgttgggcctccaagtgcagaggtttgtaggacagtagcaaatttccctcaagtggatgacctaaggcttatcaatccgtgggaggcgtaggatgaagatggtctctctcaaacaaccctgcaaccaaatagcaaagagtctcttgtgtccccaacacacctaatataatggtaaattgtataggtgcactagttcggcaaagagatggtgatacaagtgcaatatggatagtagataaaggtatttgtaatctgaaattataaaaacagcaaggtagcaagcgataaaagtgagcgtaaatggtattgcaatggtaggaaacaaggcctaaggttcatactttcactagtgcaagttctctcaacaataataacataattggatcatataactatccctcaacatgcaacaaagagtcactccaaagccactaatagcggagaacaaacaaagagattatggtagggtacgaaaccacctcaaagttatcctttctgctctatctattcaagagtccatagtaaaataacatgaagctattctttccgttcaatctatcatagagttcatactagaataacaccttaagacacaaatcgaccaaaaccctaatgtcacctagatactccattgtcacctcaagtatccgtgggcatgattatacgatatgcatcacacaatctcaaattcatctattcaaccaacacaaagtacttcaaagagtgccccaaagtttctaccggagagtcaagacgaaaacgtgtgccaacccctatgcataagttcatgggcggaacccgcaagttgatcaccaaaacatacatcaagtggatcatgtgaatatcccattgtcaccacagataagcacggcaagacatacatcaagtgttctcaaatccttaaagactcaatccgataagataacttcaaagggaaaattcaatccattacaagagagtagagtgggagaaacatcataagatccaactataatagcaaagctcgcgatacatcaagatcatgccaaatcaagaacacgagagagagagagagagagagagagagagagatcaaacacatagctactggtacataccctcagccccgagggtgaactactccctcctcgtcatggagagcgccgggatgatgaagatggccacgagtgagggatcccccctccggcggggtgccggaacgggctcccgagaggtttttggtggctacagagtcttgcggcggcggaactcccgatctatcttcttattcgatggttttagggtatatgggaatatataggcgaaagaagtcagtcgggggagccacgaggggcccacgagacagggggcatgcccagggggtgggcgcgccctcctatctcctggcctccttgaagcttctctggcttgtactccaagtctcccggatcatgttcgttccaaaaattacgctcccgaaggtttcattctgtttggactccgtttgatattccttttcttcgaaacactgaaataggcaagaaaacaacaatatgggctgggcctccggttaataggttagtcccaaaagtaatataaaagtgtataataaagcccataatcatccaaaacagataatataatagcatgaatgcttcataaattatagatacattggagacgtatcagcatccccaagcttattcctactcgtcctcgagtaggtaaatgataaaagaaataatttatgaagtgtgaatgctagcaggtgcacaagtttgatcaatgataatttcaaacaccttttctagcatgattatatgtcataatagtagttcatctcataaaacttctcacgatcaagtaacaagctattcacatgttaaaacatagaccataaactttcttgaaaactaacaaacttcattctcagtcatcaaacaattgcaattcatcttatttgcaggaagggtctatgtcagagctttgatttagcaaactccacatactcaactatcatatagtcttctacaattgctaacactcacgcaatacttatgattatggagttttaatcggacaccgagaaagataggggcttatagtgttgcctcccaacatattcacctttgggtgatgtcaacaataatagttcatgctaacttacatccaattggatatatatatcaggatctttccaacacgaggtgcttgccaaaggataaaataaaaaagggaaaggtgaagatcaccttgactcttgcataaagtaaaagacatgaagtaaaagacatgaagtaaaagataggcccttcgcagagggaagcagaggttgtcatgcacttttatggttggatgcacaaaatcttaatgcaaaagaacgtcactttatattgccacttgtatatggacctttattatgcagtccgtcgcttttattgcttccataacaagatcatataaagcttattttcttcacactaatagatcatacatatttagagagcaatttttattgcatgcaccgatgacaacttacttgaaggatcttactcaatccataggtaggtatggtggactctcatggaaaaaattggttttaaggatgtttggaagcacaagtagtatctctaattggtgcaaggaattttggctagcatgagggagaaaggcaagctcaacatgtttgaatgatccatgacaatatactttaactgagatgtgagaaaacataacccattacgttgtcttccttgtccaacatcaactctttagcatgtcatacttaatgagtgctcacaattataaaagatgactaagatagtatatttatatgtgaaatctctcttccttcaatattctttaatgaattgttcaaatgaccaatacaatgcttgctaatcttcaataaatttacaacctctacttcttagatgtgaagtcattactccccatggggtaagcaaatgaaacatatataatttcagatttatgacattcaactcattcaaccatttactcataggatataagtgaagcacacgagtaaatgacaaactactccaaaaagatataagtgaagatcaatgagtagtcaaataattatttagctatgtgaggactctctctcatttaagtatttcagatcttggtattgtatttaaacagcaagcaaaacaaaacaaaatgacatttcaaggagagcacaactcatgtgaagaagcaaaaacttaggttcaaccgatactaaccaatagttgttgaagaagaaaggtgggatgcctaccagggcatccccaagcttagatgcttgagacttcttgaaatattatattggggtgccttgggcatccccaagattgcttttatgtctccttaattcctcccatatcacggtttcctaaatctcaaaagcttcatccacaccaaactcaacaagaactcgtgagataagttagtataaaacaatgcaaaaccatatcattctATACTATAGCAAATCATtggaattattattcaaaattgcatactaaattcctatgcatatttaatactcctatcctaaaatagaatcattaaacaagcaaacatatgcaaacaatgcaaacataacagcaatctgccaaaacagtatagtctgtaaagaatgcaagattcatcatacttacctaactccaaaaattataagaaaaatactacgctgtataagatttatcagagctcaatattcaaaaagattcaacattatatcactctctgacttttctagggaattttttcaacagcggtaaactttctgttttcaaacagcaacatgtatactagcaaaataagcatggtaaaggctatccttgacatttttattgaaaatatagatgcaaaacattattctaaataacagtaagaaaatactaacaaaataaaatgacgctccaagcaaaacacatatcatgtggcgaataaaaatatagctccaagtaaagttaccgatgaacaaagacgaaagaggggatgccatccggggcatccccaagcttaggctcttggttgtccttgaatattatcttggggtgccttggtcatccccaatcttaatctctttccactccttattcaatagtccatcgaatctttacccaaaacttgaaaacttcaaccacacaaaacttaacagaaacccCGCAAGctacgttagtaaaagaaaacaaaccgccacttttaaggtattgtaatgaactcactctttattcatattggtgtaatatatactgtattccaacttctctatggttcataccctccgatactactcatagattcatcaaaataagcaaacaacacatagaaaacagaatctgtcaaaaactgaacagtctgtagcaatctgtatcaaaagtatacttatggaactccaacaattctgaaataaattgctggacctgacgaatttgtctattaatcatattcaaaaataatcaacctaaaagcactctctagtaaaaaatggcagctaatctcgtgagtgcaaaagtttctgttttttacagcatgatcataaagacttcacccaagtcttcccaaaggttatacttggcacaaacactagttaaaacataaaaccacatctaaccataggctagatgaattatttattactaaacaggaacaaaaatctaggaacaaaaataaagttgggttgcttcccaacaagcgctatcgtttaacgccctagctaggcatgatgaaatgatgctcatataaaagataagaattgaaacataaagagagcatcatgaagaatatgactagcatatttaagtctaacccacttcctatgcatagggattttgtaagcaaacaacttatgggaacaataatcaactagcataggaaggtaaaacaagcatagcttcaaaaatttcaacacatagagaggaaacttgatattattgcaatccctacaagcatatgttcctccctcataataattttcagtagcataatgaatgaaatcaacaatataaccagcacctaaagcattattttcatgatctacaagcatagaaattttactactctccacataagcaaaattcttctcactcggaatggtgggagtatcataagagacttgaatactataaattgtttccacattaaaagagtaatgttcagaaaaagggtaatcataatcatgacaagttttataaatataatcatcactactttttatagcataagtttcatcacaataatcatcataagtagcaactttgttctcatcataattgattgaaacctcttccaagatagtggaatcatcactaaatagagttgacactcttccaaatccactttcatattcatcacaataagattcaacatcctccaaaatagtgggatcattacttcctaaagttgaaactcttccaaacccactttcatcaatataatcataagtaagaggcatgctatcatcataacaactttgcatatcaaaacttgggaggctaaaaatatcatcttcattaaacgtagcatccccaaccttgggacaaacattaatttcagcaagtatattctcaaatatttcatcctcatcaaacatagcttccccaagcttgggccttttcatatcataagcataatcactctcatcattaatagtatggatagcaccaatagtatagcaattatcatcatcacaatgagtagtaggagcaacatcatttgggagggatacatttttacctttgttgctccgtcttttctttttcttcttcacatcatgtgtgggcttatccctcttttttgagctccttattgatgagattggttgaatagaaagctcctcctcgttacctgattcatcataagaaataataggaggatactgggaagtctcttccctttcattagtattcttttcatcttctatttgctttcttttctttagataattggcaatataaggattttcaatgcaattcaccgcacaatacaaataaatttcctctagatcaatatcaagaaaattctcaagattaaattctggaataagcttagttgcatgtttcaattcttcataacccaaaagcaaactaagttcattatgatgcgcaagggaaatcaattcatcacaatttttggacacgattcgatcatgaaacaatttgcatcagagatttaaatgaccacgttcattacaaagttcacaagtatggtaaagatatcttaaattttcagcactaacattaagcctttcttgcaaccctttagtttctaaatacttatgcctcttgcaatatctattttccctatttggtgtgtccttgtcaccacagataagcacatgcaagacatacatcaagtgttctcaaatccttaaagactcaatcaagataacttcaaagggaaaactcaatccattacaagagaaggtagagggggagaaacatcataagatccaactataatatctaagctcgcggtacatcaagatcgtgcaaaatcaagaacacgagagagaaagagagagagatcaaacacatagctactggtgcatacccttagccccgagggtgaactactctctccttgtcatggagagcgccgggatgatgaagatggccactggtgatggatcccctctccggaagggtgccgaaacaaggtcccgattggtttttggtggctacagaggcttgcggcggcgaaactcccgatctaggttctgttctggaagtttgggatatataagaggtgttggcgtcgggaacaagtgagGGGGGTCCACAAggcagccatgaggtaggggcgcgccctccaccctcgttgtggcctcgggactcttctggtccatctccgatgctccgtgggcttcttttggtccaaaaataatctccgtaaattttcagatcaattggactccatttgatattccttttctgcgatactcaaaaacaaggaaaaacagatattgacactgggctctagattaataggttagtcccaaaaatcatataaaaatagcatataaatgcatataaaacatccaagatggatactataatagcatggaacaataaaaaattatagatatgttggaggtgTATCATTGTTGTTttcgctagccttcttaaggcagacttgtttacttatgtctgtactcagatattgttgcttccgctaactcgtttgtattcgagcttatgtattcgagccctcgaggcccctggattgtaatataaagcttgcatgactttaatttgtgtttagatttgtgttttgatatcttcccgtgagtcttcgATCTTGATCGTGCACATTTGCGTATATGATTAGTGGATGATTAAGTCGGGGTGTCACAATGAGCATTGTCCAATACAGAACTGTTACTAACCATCATGTAATCATGGAACTGGTCCATGGCATACAATTCGCTCCCAGCATCGGTTGCACCGAATTTAGCTTCGAGCACATCCCACAAGTTTTTGGCAACACACATATGGAGATACACGTCTACCAACTTGTCTCTAATCACAGTAAGAACGGCTCCCACAAAGATAGTGGTTGCCTCCCTAAACGCATTCTCTTGTTCAGGAGCTACCGTTACCGTGGGATAGACACCACCAACTCAGAACACGTTCATTGTTGTGAGCCACAAGGTGGTCCTTGTCTGCCAGTGCTTAAAATGTGTTTCAGAACTTTTCCGGTTTTAGAGTAGTGGCGAAGCCATGAGTCGAAAAGTGCCTAAAATAaagtttttggattgttgaaaatATTAGGACTTTCCTGACTAATCTAATCCACGAATATACAGTAGACATGGCAAATAAGGTATGCATCTCATACCGATACCTAAGCATGTGAGCACATACATTACATAGAATTGAAACATATATGAAAAACATATATACGACCAGCACATGAACGAGCAAATAGGGGATGAACGAATCATACCTTCCGGTTGGCTAGGCCAACGCGACGGTAGCGGCCGAGGCCTTCTCCTTGACGGCTTCATCGTCAGCCATGTAGTCAATGCAagggaagtagtggaagtagagaAGGACGGATCGGAGCAGTCGCATCGAGACGCTCCCTgaaaaccttattgccgttctcccgTGCAGGATCTCACGACAAGGTTTCGGAGGCGCCTGCTCTTCCAACCAACCGTGCATGCGGTCTTTGGGATGGGATCGCCGGAAGCAGCATATAGAGAGGAACAATAGATGACGACTAGGACTgtgcaagagggagtgagtgaattGAAATAGGGTTCACTCCACAGGCCCGCGCCTCCTTATATAGGCCGTTAGGACAGTGGCACTTCCGTAAACAACTAATTAACCATTATTGACCGGCAAAAATAAGGCTCGGCCCGTTCCCGCAACCCGCAGTGCGCGTGTGGCGTggtgtggcgtggcgtggcgaggtgaGGCGGGCGGCGGATGAGGAACGCGCGTGTACAACTTCTATTTCCAAGCTCCCAAATGACATGTGGTAGAGCAACCTTTATAAAGTGTCTCACTCTCTTCTTATGTAGCAGTATGAGACTAACTACCACCACTTGCCATGCACCTAAATGGCCCTTAGAGATTAATCAGAGATTATTTTCTTATATGCCTAAGCTCATTTATAATCCATCATTGTTTTACTGCCTTGACAGTTTATGAATGGATCGATTTTTCTTAAAAAATAAATTCAGAAGGGGAAAACAACCCGTGCATGTGGGCTAGGCTTCAAGAGACGATAAGCCCGAGAACATGTGTCGTGCGTGAGAGTTGATTTCTTCCCGGAAATCAGCCTGTTGAGGCTGTTTTTACAACAACAAAACAAACATGAGCACCGAATGCATGATTCCATGTCGTCTCTCCAACCTCCAGTTCCATGCCGTCACGTCACCGCTCACGCGTGGAACCGATCCGAGCCAACTCAGTTCATGCACGCAGGCACGCCGCGACAAGGACCCGGCGACGCACACGCACCCACCCACCCCCGCCCATCGCGTACTACAAATTACAGTAGTAGAACCCAGGCGCGAGCCGGAGACCGGACGGACGGCGTACAGTCGTCATCACTCATCACCCGCCGCGCAGCCTCCCGACCGGCCGCCCGGTAAGAAGCCAAGCCAAGCAGGCCACTCCTCCTTCCCTCGGCTTTCTCCTCGTGCGGTGCGGGGTAGATAGAGTAGAGTAGTTTCGAGAGTAGATAGACAGAGTAGATCGATCGCGCGTCGCCGTGGACTCGCGGGGTTGGTGGTGGTGCCATCCTCGTCCGTGTGACCGTGTCCGCTGTGTGCGCAGCACGGTGGCTGGCTGGCTGACTGGGTCTGCCTCCATCTCCGGGCCTTTTTGTTCGCACCTGGATTATACTACTGCTAGCCCCCGACTTCCCTGGGAAATGGAAAGTGTTCCTTCCTCGCCAGAGATCTAGCGCCGGTGGTACTACCTTCTCGGCTTCTTTATTTTTATAGCCTCAGCTCCCTACTAGGAGTTTGTTTCCCCTGACCATTAATTTGACCAGAATTGTCCGTGCCCCCTAAATCTCGCAGCAGCACAAATTGGGCTCGCATTTTATTTTGACACCAAACGGCTGCTAAAAACACTAGTAGCATACTGGTACTACTTTGTTTTCCTCCCAATAAAATTGCATGccttttgttttatcttgattaaagCACACTGTTTTTTAGTCCCCAAGAAGgacagagagggagggagagctcaACGCTTATCCTCCTCCAGCGACCCGGCTAGCCAAGAAAGTCCAGGGGAAGAGAcagaaaagaagaacaagaaagcaGTGGGAAAAAGAGGCCGGGCTCCTCGAACCTCTCACTATTTCTCCCGTGGCTTCCTTGTCTGCCTGCCTACGCCTTCCCTTGCCTTCGGGGTTGGTGAGCGAGCTCGGGATCAGTTGGCGACTACACACCCAGAGGTTGTTGTCCGAGAATTATTTAGGCCCGCCCCTTTCTTCCTTCCACGCCTTCTTAGACTCGCCTCGCCTCCCTTCTTTGCTCAGTCTTCTCGGATCTCCGGCTCAAATTCGTCTCCCGAATCCCCAGTTCCAGGTTCTCGGAGGAGGGGGGGAAACCATGGGCAGCTTCGCCAAGCTGGCCAAGAGGTGCGTGGAGACGGAGGCGCCGGTCATGGTGAAGGTGAGACAGACCTCCCCACCCCACCTCGTCAACAATCTCCTGCCTTTATTATCCCCAATTTCTTGTCTTATTTGGTGGCTCCTTTTTCTTCCAGATACAAGAGCTGCTTCGAGGGGCCACGGATGTGATGTCGCTTGCGCAGGTAACCCCTGCCTGCAATTCTTGGCGTATTAACCTATCATTGTGTTTGTTCCTGTGTTGTTTGGGAAGATTCTAGGCGATAGGATTGCGGAATGGAAAGAAAGATAAATGTAaaccaaaatggatcagtcaactcTATCTTGTCTGTAAATCTTTCAACGTGTAAGTTAATTCATGAGTAGGTTACAAATGACAActtaatatgtactccctctgtatactAATATAGGAGCatttagattactactttagtgatctaaacgctcttatattagtttacagagggagtatcagaTAACACGACTATGGACTATATATATCATACGCTATTTAAACAATGATTATATAATATCAAGCATGGAGGATTGGAGATTGATAAGTACTCCTCCGATCCTTATTAATTGTCGCTGTAGTACAACTTTGTTGTCGCTGATTTACTACAACTTTATACCTAAATCagcaacaattaatatggatcCGAGGGAGTATGATTTATGCCCCTGGTTAGGTTTCTTAAAATGGTGTTTGTGCAAAGTGATACACCCCATATCTGTTTGTAACAGAAGTGTACCTGATGTTTTCCTATCAAAGCGAGCAGGTCATGCGTATTTACCAGAAATCGATCCATTGTCTTCTTGTAATCTTGGGCAGATCTTGACTGTAGGGAATTGTTTATTGGCAACCTCCTGAGACAGCCCTGAACAAGGTCAAGGAAATTGTATGGGAACCAGCAACCAGTAAATATGGTGCTGATGATGGCCTTCCCGAGCTTCGAGAAGCACTTCTCGAGAAGGTACTTCTTTTCATCTGGAGTTATATATTGACTTATCATTGGATCATGTCCCCATGCTAAGCCTTGCACACAAAGCCGTTAGCATGCAAGACAAAAACACCCATGTGCCTTCTGCTAACCCACTGTCATGTGAGTTTTTTACTAGGCTAGAGGTATTTGATCTTAGTGCTGGGAGTAATAGCATGAATTGCACTTTATCAATCCAAAGTATGTTTTTCTTCTCATATACTTAGTTGATTAAAGGATATCAGTATGCCATGTGTTTATGATAACTATTTAACTGAGAAAAAATTGATTTTGGGGAACCCTCTGAAGATGTGGTCCAGAAAGTTATAGAATCGAAGCACCACTTGGATTTCATATGCAATGCTTTGCTATCGTTTATCAGCTTTCAAAATCATGAGCTAAATTGTTCCTTTGTATTAAACCTTCAATGCTTACTTAACTGTTTGTTGCTTATTGGGTTAAGATTGTTGTTGGTAATGTTTGAAGGTGAAGGAATACTATTATTTAAATCAACTCTTGTTAGCCCTATCCTTATTTCTGTACATTGTCTTCTTGGCGCTATGAACAGTTAGTGTATCCTTTGCTGATGTTTTAGGAATTGTTTGCAGCTTCGCAGAGAGAATAAGCTAACCAAGTCATCTGTTATGGTGACCGCTGGTGCAAATCAGGTAAAACCTGTTACTTTTCATCTGGTTTATCACAGCTTTCTCGTGCCTCTACTTTTTTTGCATCATTTAGCTGTCAGACTATATGTTATTGTCCCCAATTCATCTCCTGTTTTAGTTCTATGATGAAATACCTGTTTACTTCCCTGTATGGCTGCTACACTAAATCTTGTTTTACAACTAGGTTTGTCTAATAAAGTGATCTCTTACATTGGTTTCTTTTGTGTTTTGGCAGGCTTTTGTAAACCTGGTTCTGACCCTTTGCGATGCTGGTGATTCAGTTGTCATGTTCGCACCATACTATTTcaattccttcatgtcattccagatgacTGGCGTCACTGATATATTAGTTGGTGCTAGCAATCCCAAGACTCTTCATCCTGATGTTGGTAATATGACTAACATACCTAATGTAAAATAAATTTCCGTACTTAACTTATGAGTGCAATGTACTTTAGATTATTAGATCAAGTGCTGACATAAGCCTTTGCTCTTTATGATCTCTATATGTGGTCCAAGAAAAATTTATACGGGTCGATTGATTTTTCCTTTTGGAACAATGAGCTCCCTTGTCGATTTCTATTATAGAAACTTCTCGATTGAAATTTAATTTGTTTGGGATGCATATTTTACACTGCACATAAAAATGCAGATTGGTTGGAGAAGGTGCTGAAAGAAAATAACCCTATCCCTAAACTTGTTACTGTTGTCAATCCGGGAAACCCATCTGGAGCTTTTATTCCCAAGCCTATGCTACAGGTTAACTCTCTCCCCTCCCTCCCTCACTCGCATGGGCTCTCTTGTACACCTGCACACACCTGCACACCCGACATGGAGTTGGCATTTGTTATTTCTAATATTGAATTGTCATTTCAGAGAATTTCAGACCTGTGCAGGAATGCTGGTGCATGGCTGGTGGTTGACAACACCTATGAGTAAGTTATACTGATACACTTGCATTTGTTTGTTAGTGCTTTCTAAAGCTCCTCAATCCTCTCTCATATTTAAACTTTTTTCAACGAAGTGCAGACATAATGTTTTATGCGAAACAATGAGTCACACCTGAATATTGCCACCTTAAATCATGGTTACAGTTTAGGAGGACTGGTTATTATGCAAACTAAATGATACAAAAATGACTTACAGAATACAATTTTAATGTGAATGCGTAAGCTTTTTTGGAATACATCAGAATGTAAAATGCCATTTAGCATTGTCTTTAAACATAAGTGGATAAGCTAATTAACTACTAATGATATTGGTAGAGATTCTGAATAAAGCTAATGCTAATGAACAGATCTAAGAGAGTGGACCTGCTAAGATAAGGGATCTATGCTGTGTAATGGTTTGTCAAATTCAGTTAGACTCTCCTGCTCATAAACTTCGGAAAGTCCT contains:
- the LOC119275206 gene encoding aromatic aminotransferase ISS1-like, with protein sequence MGSFAKLAKRCVETEAPVMVKIQELLRGATDVMSLAQGIVYWQPPETALNKVKEIVWEPATSKYGADDGLPELREALLEKLRRENKLTKSSVMVTAGANQAFVNLVLTLCDAGDSVVMFAPYYFNSFMSFQMTGVTDILVGASNPKTLHPDVDWLEKVLKENNPIPKLVTVVNPGNPSGAFIPKPMLQRISDLCRNAGAWLVVDNTYEYFMYDKMEHYCLEDDHIVNLFSFSKAYGMMGWRVGYIAYPSEADGFHAQLLKVQDNIPICASIIGQRLALYSLEAGPEWIRERVNDLVKNRELLVEAMSPLGEDAVKGGEGAIYLWAKLPDNCSDDFEVVRWLATKHGVAVIPGSASGGPGYIRVSFGGLKEEDTRLAGERLRRGLQELVTDGMVQ